Proteins found in one Zea mays cultivar B73 chromosome 1, Zm-B73-REFERENCE-NAM-5.0, whole genome shotgun sequence genomic segment:
- the LOC100281489 gene encoding protein DA1-related 1 isoform X1: MSWLNKIFKGSVNRVSRGHYDGDWHEGHSSDHTRDTYDDSDNEDIDRAIALSLAEEDHNKGKSVAIDTDYNLEEDEQLARALQESLNAESPPRQNVPIEDVPVPQWNIPVERVPPRQYVPANEPTPHVYPRGGSRICAGCQNPIGHGRFLSCMDSVWHPQCFRCFACNKPISEYEFAMHDDQPYHKSCYKEFFHPKCDVCNNFIPTNRDGLIEYRAHPFWMQKYCPSHEDDGTPRCCSCERMEPREIKYITLDDGRKLCLECLNSAVMDSPECQHLYMDIQEFFEGLNMKVEQQIPLLLVERQALNEALEAEKNGHHLPETRGLCLSEEQVVRTILKRPQIGPGNRILDMIIGPYKLSRRCEVTAILILYGLPRLQTGSILAHEMMHAYLRLKGFRNLSIEVEEGICQVLSHLWLESEIIAGSSSNVASSSEASSSSSSSAPTSSKKGAKTEFEKKLGAFIKHQIETDSSEAYGGGFRAGYPAVERYGLKRTLDHMKLTGSFPY, translated from the exons ATGAGTTGGTTAAACAAAATTTTTAAGGGTTCAGTAAACAGAGTTTCAAGGGGTCACTATGATGGAGACTGGCATGAAGGTCATTCATCTGATCACACCAGA GATACTTACGATGACAGTGATAATGAAGATATAGATCGTGCCATTGCATTATCGCTAGCTGAGGAAGATCATAATAAGGGAAAGTCGGTGGCTATTG ATACTGACTATAATCTGGAGGAAGATGAACAACTTGCACGGGCTCTGCAGGAAAGCCTGAATGCAGAGTCTCCTCCTCGACAGAATGTTCCTATTGAGGATGTGCCAGTGCCTCAATGGAATATTCCTGTTGAGCGGGTGCCTCCTCGACAGTATGTTCCAGCAAATGAACCAACCCCACATGTTTACCCACGGGGTGGATCCAG GATTTGTGCTGGATGCCAAAACCCAATTGGCCATGGACGTTTCCTTAGTTGTATGGATTCAGTTTGGCATCCTCAATGCTTCAGATGTTTTGCTTGCAACAAACCCATATCAGAGTATGAG TTTGCTATGCATGATGATCAGCCATACCACAAATCCTGCTACAAAGAGTTTTTTCATCCGAAATGCGATGTTTGCAACAACTTT ATTCCAACAAATAGAGATGGCCTCATTGAATACCGAGCACATCCTTTCTGGATGCAGAAGTACTGTCCTTCCCATGAAGATGATGGCACTCCTCGGTGCTGCAGTTGTGAACGAATGGAG CCAAGGGAGATCAAGTACATAACATTAGATGATGGGAGGAAACTCTGCTTGGAATGTCTCAATTCTGCAGTAATGGATTCTCCAGAATGTCAACATCTTTACATGGATATTCAGGAATTTTTTGAAGGTTTGAACATGAAAGTAGAACAGCAAATTCCATTACTTTTGGTTGAGAGGCAGGCTCTTAATGAAGCCTTGGAAGCCGAGAAAAAT GGGCACCACCTACCGGAAACCAGAGGTCTATGCCTTTCTGAGGAGCAAGTTGTTAGAACG ATCTTAAAAAGACCACAGATTGGACCAGGAAACAGAATCTTAGATATGATTATAGGACCATACAAGCTGTCTCGGCGGTGTGAAGTGACTGCAATCCTTATATTATATGGTCTGCCAAG ATTACAAACTGGTTCCATTCTTGCCCATGAGATGATGCATGCATATCTTCGTCTCAAAG GATTCCGAAACCTTAGTATTGAGGTTGAAGAAGGCATCTGCCAAGTTCTATCCCACCTGTGGTTAGAGTCGGAAATCATCGCTGGTTCTAGTAGCAACGTTGCATCCAGTTCAGAAGCATCATCATCTTCGTCATCCTCAGCTCCTACCTCTTCAAAGAAGGGTGCGAAGACCGAATTCGAGAAGAAGCTTGGGGCATTCATCAAGCACCAGATCGAAACGGATTCTTCCGAGGCATACGGAGGTGGTTTTAGAGCTGGCTATCCGGCTGTTGAGCGCTATGGCTTGAAAAGAACCCTTGATCATATGAAGTTGACAGGGTCTTTCCCATATTAA